In Nitrospira sp., a single genomic region encodes these proteins:
- a CDS encoding bifunctional nuclease family protein: protein MITQMQVKGLMFDPYNNAYIVVLRDEDEAEMLPIWVGKSEASAISLALEHVAPPRPMTHDFMKAFLDAYNAKVISVVITDLNEHTYFAKIHLMYEDSEYAVDSRPSDAIALAIRSEAPIFANESVIRKQSSEELEQWLENLKPEDFGKLDS from the coding sequence ATGATTACGCAAATGCAGGTCAAGGGGTTGATGTTCGACCCCTACAACAACGCCTATATCGTGGTGCTACGCGATGAGGACGAAGCCGAGATGTTGCCGATCTGGGTCGGCAAGTCAGAAGCGAGCGCCATTAGCCTTGCCCTGGAGCATGTGGCGCCGCCACGCCCAATGACGCACGATTTCATGAAAGCATTCCTGGACGCCTATAACGCCAAAGTGATTAGTGTGGTCATCACAGACTTGAATGAGCACACTTATTTTGCCAAGATCCATCTGATGTACGAGGATTCGGAATACGCCGTCGACTCACGCCCCAGCGACGCCATCGCCCTGGCGATTCGTTCGGAGGCGCCCATTTTCGCGAATGAGTCGGTTATCCGAAAGCAAAGCTCGGAAGAACTCGAACAATGGTTAGAAAATCTGAAGCCGGAAGATTTCGGCAAACTGGACTCCTGA
- a CDS encoding bifunctional nuclease family protein, with amino-acid sequence MNDSVHPHHPDLIPLSVSRVVEDANTDTRILVLTRTDDQDTFMIWVGAPEGDSIRRALDSATPPRPMSHDLVKSFGEHFGITTKRVVLTDVKSSTYYATVFLENKGVERSIDARPSDAIALALRTHAPIYTTQDVWKRRSGQHLDAWLAKLDTKDIDTQEV; translated from the coding sequence ATGAACGACTCCGTACACCCACACCATCCCGACCTCATCCCGCTCTCGGTGAGCCGGGTCGTCGAAGACGCCAATACGGATACCAGGATTCTCGTCTTGACCAGGACCGACGATCAGGACACCTTTATGATCTGGGTCGGCGCCCCCGAAGGCGACTCGATTCGTCGCGCCCTGGATTCGGCCACACCGCCCCGACCGATGAGCCACGATTTGGTCAAGAGTTTCGGCGAGCACTTCGGCATCACGACCAAGCGAGTCGTCCTGACCGACGTGAAAAGCAGCACCTATTACGCCACCGTATTTTTGGAGAACAAAGGGGTGGAGCGGTCGATCGATGCCCGGCCAAGTGATGCCATCGCCCTGGCCCTTCGAACGCACGCACCGATCTATACCACCCAGGACGTCTGGAAACGGCGCAGCGGGCAACACCTAGATGCCTGGCTCGCGAAGCTCGATACGAAAGATATCGACACACAAGAAGTCTAG
- the rpsI gene encoding 30S ribosomal protein S9 yields MAAVTQYATGRRKCAVARAWVTGTANGEITVNDKPLEKAFPRLTLRQIIQLPLEMAGLTGKYSINATVYGGGPTGQAGALRHAIARALVVLSPTVRTPLKKEGLLTRDSRVKERKKYGQKGARKRFQYSKR; encoded by the coding sequence ATGGCAGCCGTGACACAGTACGCAACAGGTCGCAGAAAATGTGCCGTAGCCAGAGCCTGGGTAACCGGGACGGCCAATGGTGAAATTACCGTAAATGACAAGCCATTGGAAAAGGCCTTTCCCCGCCTCACCCTCCGGCAAATCATCCAGCTTCCCCTGGAGATGGCCGGACTCACCGGCAAGTATTCGATTAACGCGACGGTCTACGGAGGCGGCCCGACCGGTCAGGCCGGCGCGCTCCGTCACGCCATTGCGCGTGCGCTCGTCGTCTTGAGCCCCACGGTACGGACCCCGCTCAAGAAGGAAGGCCTCCTCACCCGCGACTCTCGCGTGAAGGAACGAAAGAAATACGGACAGAAGGGTGCTCGTAAGCGCTTCCAGTACTCCAAGCGCTAA
- the rplM gene encoding 50S ribosomal protein L13 produces MMTYLEKPANVKEQWHLVNAEGKTLGRLAAKVAGILRGKHRPTFTPNVDMGDHVVIINAEKIHLTGNKMQDKLYIHHSGYPGGLKTTDAQHLFKKDPTELLVRAIEGMLPKNPLGNGMAKKLRVYVGSNHPHQAQHPEPISL; encoded by the coding sequence ATGATGACTTATCTCGAAAAACCGGCCAATGTAAAAGAACAGTGGCATCTTGTGAACGCCGAGGGAAAAACCCTGGGACGTCTGGCGGCGAAAGTCGCCGGCATTCTCCGCGGCAAGCATCGCCCCACTTTCACCCCGAACGTGGATATGGGCGATCATGTGGTGATCATTAATGCCGAGAAGATCCATTTGACCGGCAATAAGATGCAGGACAAGCTTTACATCCACCACTCGGGTTACCCGGGCGGACTCAAGACCACTGATGCGCAACATCTGTTCAAGAAGGATCCGACTGAATTGTTGGTGCGCGCCATTGAGGGAATGCTCCCCAAGAACCCCCTCGGCAACGGAATGGCAAAGAAACTCCGCGTCTATGTCGGATCGAATCATCCGCACCAGGCTCAACACCCGGAACCTATTTCTCTCTAG